A genomic region of Synechococcus sp. NOUM97013 contains the following coding sequences:
- the rpmH gene encoding 50S ribosomal protein L34 — protein MTKRTFGGTSRKRKRVSGFRVRMRSHTGRRVIRSRRKRGRARLAA, from the coding sequence ATGACAAAACGAACCTTCGGAGGCACCAGCCGCAAGCGCAAGCGCGTTTCAGGTTTCCGGGTGCGCATGCGCTCCCACACCGGCCGCCGCGTGATCCGCAGCCGCCGCAAGCGTGGACGGGCACGTCTCGCCGCCTGA
- the rnpA gene encoding ribonuclease P protein component, which produces MVLPASMRLRGHRCFNHLHRRGKRFHSTLMVLRTAPARNELLNRSAVLKPSSSVAKSARCRVAVVISSKVSKRAVVRNRLRRRLHDHLRSRFEQAPEYGSVWLLLSLKPGVAPENHALLEECDRLLEQAGLTE; this is translated from the coding sequence ATGGTCTTGCCGGCATCCATGCGCTTGCGCGGCCATCGCTGTTTCAACCATCTTCATCGGCGCGGCAAGCGTTTTCACAGCACCTTGATGGTGTTGCGCACAGCCCCAGCCAGAAATGAATTGCTGAACCGCAGCGCGGTTTTGAAACCATCGTCGTCTGTGGCGAAGAGCGCACGTTGCCGTGTGGCTGTTGTGATCAGCAGCAAAGTGAGCAAGCGTGCCGTCGTGCGCAATCGCCTGCGCCGCCGCTTGCACGATCATCTGCGCAGCCGCTTTGAACAGGCTCCGGAATATGGATCCGTCTGGCTTTTGCTGAGTTTGAAACCAGGGGTCGCCCCCGAGAACCACGCCTTGCTGGAAGAATGCGACAGATTGCTTGAACAGGCGGGGCTGACGGAATGA
- a CDS encoding PH domain-containing protein — MTSSIQEETFYEGGPAKGDLIFNLLLGLTLIGLPFAVGGVVRALWLRFKVTSRRISVSGGWLGRDRTQVVYSQIKEVRCVPRGFGAWGDMVLVLTDGSRLELRSMPRFREIETYIEERIKASPAAKKADSDAASTKGFAA, encoded by the coding sequence ATGACCAGTTCGATCCAGGAAGAGACTTTCTACGAAGGCGGCCCTGCCAAGGGAGATCTGATTTTCAATCTCCTTCTGGGCCTCACTCTCATCGGCCTTCCCTTCGCGGTAGGCGGGGTGGTAAGGGCCCTCTGGCTGCGTTTCAAGGTCACCAGTCGACGCATCTCCGTTAGCGGCGGCTGGTTGGGCAGGGATCGCACCCAAGTGGTCTACAGCCAGATCAAGGAAGTCCGCTGTGTGCCTCGGGGCTTTGGTGCCTGGGGCGACATGGTGCTGGTGCTCACGGACGGCTCGCGTCTAGAACTGCGCTCCATGCCCAGATTCCGAGAGATTGAGACCTACATCGAGGAACGGATCAAGGCCAGTCCTGCTGCCAAAAAGGCAGACAGCGACGCCGCATCCACCAAGGGATTCGCTGCCTGA
- the yidC gene encoding membrane protein insertase YidC, with protein MIGYISDNLLLPILDFFYGLVPSYGLAIVALTVVIRLALFPLSNGSIRSARRMRIAQPVMQKRQAEIKARFASNPQKQQEELGKLMKEFGSPLAGCLPLLVQMPILFALFATLRGSPFADVPYTLNLKVLPSDQIAAVEPKPFSSASHSIFITETDHVPVIASLPGGTKIGSGESVQIQLQTKSGTPFSEVLTDVDNGQSFLPDWTVTKGESIVSVSDSGTITALAPGDATVEGKIPGLAARSGFLFIKALGQVGFYTEGSINWDIAILVGSFGVSLFISQLLSGMGMPANPQQATANKITPVMITGMFLFFPLPAGVLLYMVIANIFQAAQTFLLTREALPDNLQAILDEQLKQAQTPAAATAGGAIGNRLPFEPKGGNK; from the coding sequence GTGATCGGGTACATCTCCGACAACCTGCTGCTACCAATCCTTGATTTCTTCTACGGATTGGTCCCCAGCTACGGACTTGCGATCGTGGCACTCACGGTGGTGATCCGCCTGGCGCTGTTTCCACTCAGCAACGGATCCATCCGCAGTGCTCGCCGCATGCGCATTGCCCAACCGGTGATGCAGAAGCGGCAAGCCGAGATCAAGGCACGCTTCGCCAGCAACCCGCAGAAACAGCAGGAAGAGCTGGGCAAGCTGATGAAGGAATTCGGCAGCCCGCTGGCCGGTTGTTTGCCTCTGCTCGTGCAGATGCCGATCCTGTTCGCTCTGTTTGCCACCCTGCGGGGATCACCGTTCGCGGATGTGCCTTACACCCTCAATTTGAAGGTGCTGCCGTCCGATCAGATTGCAGCCGTCGAACCCAAGCCCTTCAGCAGCGCCAGTCACTCGATCTTCATCACTGAGACTGATCACGTGCCCGTGATCGCGAGCCTGCCAGGGGGCACCAAGATCGGCTCCGGGGAATCTGTCCAGATTCAACTGCAGACAAAAAGCGGCACACCCTTCAGCGAAGTGCTGACCGATGTCGACAACGGCCAGTCCTTTCTCCCCGATTGGACGGTGACCAAAGGCGAGTCCATTGTTTCCGTCTCCGACAGCGGCACGATCACTGCTCTGGCACCGGGTGATGCCACCGTCGAAGGCAAAATCCCCGGCCTAGCGGCACGCAGCGGCTTCCTGTTCATCAAGGCCCTGGGTCAGGTGGGCTTCTACACCGAAGGATCCATCAACTGGGATATCGCGATCCTGGTGGGATCCTTCGGCGTCAGCCTGTTCATTTCCCAGCTGCTGTCTGGCATGGGAATGCCTGCCAATCCCCAACAGGCAACTGCTAACAAAATCACGCCGGTCATGATCACAGGCATGTTCCTGTTCTTCCCCCTGCCGGCGGGCGTTCTCCTGTACATGGTGATCGCCAACATTTTTCAAGCTGCGCAGACCTTTCTGCTCACCCGTGAGGCCTTACCCGACAATCTCCAGGCCATTCTTGATGAGCAGCTGAAGCAGGCCCAGACACCTGCAGCCGCCACCGCCGGTGGTGCAATCGGTAACCGGCTGCCCTTCGAACCGAAAGGCGGCAACAAATGA
- a CDS encoding DUF177 domain-containing protein — protein MIPGLEPVPLRELQALGTSRVWDVEGQLEAMPSLTPVRGTLRAEHRGNLLEVEGSLQTIVCLRCDRCLGRFNQELKAESKELIWLGDEPTEELLAEAGLDSETPDGLVDFLNPRGDFEPERWVFEQLSLQMSVVNRCGDLCPGMPQATPEPREPSTAVTVDPRWQALQDLQSSLQPDGGDHD, from the coding sequence ATGATTCCCGGCCTTGAGCCGGTACCGCTGAGGGAGCTGCAGGCCCTGGGGACATCCAGGGTCTGGGACGTGGAAGGGCAACTCGAGGCGATGCCAAGCCTGACTCCCGTGCGCGGCACTCTCAGGGCCGAGCATCGCGGCAACCTGCTCGAAGTCGAAGGGTCGCTGCAAACCATCGTGTGCCTACGCTGCGATCGCTGCCTGGGCCGCTTCAACCAAGAGCTGAAGGCGGAGTCCAAGGAACTGATCTGGCTCGGAGATGAGCCAACAGAAGAACTGCTGGCCGAGGCAGGGCTGGATTCCGAGACCCCGGATGGCCTGGTGGACTTCCTGAACCCCCGTGGAGATTTCGAGCCGGAACGTTGGGTGTTCGAACAACTGAGTCTTCAGATGTCGGTGGTCAACCGTTGCGGCGACCTCTGCCCAGGCATGCCGCAAGCCACGCCCGAACCCCGCGAGCCATCAACTGCGGTGACCGTGGATCCTCGCTGGCAGGCGCTGCAGGATCTGCAATCGTCCCTGCAACCGGATGGGGGAGACCATGACTGA
- a CDS encoding AAA family ATPase: MTDTWIGQLDLLIRSGTPLIWIRSHEEERVEGLLQQTCERLPDRTLACWDFVGGLSGVLGQEQLGARQPMAVLQWLQDRSSSNPTLLLLKDVHRFCDDPGIARMLRNLSSQLRTTPHTLIVTCGQWTPPADLDEALTLLDLPLPQEEELRTLLANIARASGRDLEADVLEELTHACCGLSEARVRHVAAKALAQRGSLSRDDLADVLEEKRLSLARSEVLEFCQTDATPGDIGGLETLKHWLDQRHRAFNDDARRFGLPLPRGVLLVGPQGTGKSLTARAIAHSWSMPLLRLDVGRLFSGLVGASEARTRDMIQRAEAMAPCVLWIDEIDKGFGNDSRSDGGTSQRVLATVLTWMAEKRSAVFVVATANGVERLPAELLRKGRFDEIFLLDLPSRDERNSIVSLHLQRRRPGLELPLSTVIDRTDGYSGAELEQVVIEAMHLAFADSRELSESDLIQAAAQLVPLSRTAREQLESLKQWASAGRARPASLRGVTNSQPA; this comes from the coding sequence ATGACTGACACCTGGATCGGGCAACTGGATCTACTCATCCGTTCAGGCACACCGCTGATCTGGATCCGCAGCCATGAGGAGGAGCGGGTTGAGGGACTGCTGCAGCAGACCTGTGAGCGGCTCCCCGATCGCACCCTGGCCTGCTGGGACTTCGTGGGCGGCCTCAGTGGCGTGCTTGGGCAGGAGCAGCTGGGGGCGCGTCAGCCCATGGCCGTGCTGCAGTGGCTTCAAGATCGTTCCAGCAGCAATCCCACGTTGCTGCTGCTGAAAGACGTGCATCGCTTCTGTGATGACCCCGGCATCGCGCGCATGCTGCGCAACCTGTCCAGCCAGCTGCGCACCACCCCGCACACTCTGATCGTGACCTGCGGGCAATGGACGCCACCTGCAGATCTGGATGAAGCGCTCACATTGCTGGATCTGCCCTTGCCCCAGGAAGAGGAGCTGCGCACCCTGCTGGCCAACATCGCCCGCGCCAGCGGACGCGATCTGGAAGCGGATGTGCTGGAGGAACTCACCCATGCCTGCTGTGGCCTCAGCGAGGCTCGGGTGCGGCATGTGGCCGCCAAAGCTCTCGCCCAACGGGGATCCCTGAGCCGTGACGATCTGGCCGATGTGCTGGAAGAGAAACGCCTCTCCCTCGCCCGCAGCGAAGTGCTCGAGTTCTGCCAGACCGATGCCACACCGGGAGACATCGGCGGCCTGGAGACCCTGAAGCACTGGCTGGATCAGCGCCATCGCGCCTTCAATGACGATGCCCGTCGATTCGGCCTGCCTCTCCCGCGCGGAGTTCTTCTGGTCGGTCCCCAGGGCACCGGCAAATCACTCACGGCCCGTGCCATCGCGCACAGCTGGTCCATGCCGCTGTTGCGACTGGATGTGGGACGCCTGTTTTCCGGCCTGGTGGGTGCCAGTGAAGCGCGCACACGCGACATGATTCAACGGGCAGAAGCCATGGCCCCATGCGTGCTGTGGATCGACGAAATCGACAAGGGGTTCGGCAACGACAGCCGCAGCGATGGCGGCACCAGCCAGCGCGTGCTGGCCACCGTGCTCACCTGGATGGCTGAGAAGCGCTCCGCGGTGTTTGTGGTGGCCACCGCCAACGGCGTGGAGCGGCTGCCGGCTGAACTGCTCCGGAAAGGACGCTTCGATGAGATCTTTCTGCTGGATCTCCCCTCGCGGGACGAGCGCAACAGCATCGTGAGCTTGCACCTCCAGCGCCGACGCCCCGGCCTTGAGTTGCCTCTCTCCACCGTGATCGACCGCACCGATGGGTATTCAGGCGCTGAACTCGAACAGGTGGTGATTGAAGCCATGCACCTGGCCTTCGCGGACAGCCGTGAGCTGTCTGAAAGCGATCTGATCCAGGCCGCAGCACAACTGGTGCCACTGTCACGCACCGCACGGGAACAACTGGAGAGCCTCAAGCAATGGGCCAGCGCGGGTCGCGCGCGACCCGCTTCATTGCGGGGAGTAACGAACTCTCAACCGGCGTAA